The following are encoded together in the Deltaproteobacteria bacterium genome:
- the ligD gene encoding DNA ligase D has product MTLRKYRQKRHFERTSEPGAGQPEGGSGRIYVIQKHAARRLHYDLRLELGGVLKSWAVPKGPSLDPSQKRLAVHVEDHPVEYADFEGIIPEGEYGGGTVMVWDRGAWEPEGDPDKTYANGHLKFRLQGEKLKGSWTLARMNSPSDQEGKNWLLIKKKDPEARPGHLPDASDEETRSALTGRTMEEIASGEGVSRPGDEGLFAVQGAEPAPMPVRPRPHLAILAKAPPRGDEWLHEIKYDGYRILCIKKDDTLRLITRNNKDWSDKFKEVAGAAASLPFDRFILDGEMVVLRSDGKPDFQALQNILKGETSGRPVYYIFDILYGSGYDLTSVPLLDRKRILRKLLEGASQPLVYGDYIQGHGDRVFDHACRMGLEGIVSKQAGSRYEQRRSRTWEKVKCVKRQEFVIGGYSEPSGSRSGFGALLLGYYEEPDRLVYAGRVGTGFKEKTLKDISERLTPLEQTSSPFHNPPSGPDARKVHWVEPLLTAEIEFGDWTNDHILRQGSFKGLRLDKPAREVGLELPEEMSEPAPDENAGGDGKPNRVAGVILSNPERILYPEQGLTKRDLAFFYERIADLILPHLVDRPLSLVRCPRGHQAHCFYQKHLNEQIPGTLKEVPIQEKGKQRVYAAVRDLPGLISLVQLGVLEIHPWGSRSDMLERPDRMIFDLDPGPEIQPEHMVEALELLHAFLDALDLVSFLKTTGGKGFHVVIPLDRRSEWDEVKGFAKKVAQHMVRLRPDLMVSVMDKSKRRRRIFVDYLRNGRGATAVAPYSTRAHPGAPVSTPIGWDELSPELSPNRFTVLNFSSRLTGPNRDPWPEFFNIRQSLSKERKKRLEIPWK; this is encoded by the coding sequence ATGACCCTCCGCAAGTACCGGCAAAAACGGCATTTCGAGCGTACCTCCGAGCCGGGGGCGGGCCAGCCGGAAGGTGGTTCCGGAAGGATCTACGTGATTCAGAAACATGCTGCCCGCCGTCTCCATTATGATCTCCGGCTGGAACTGGGTGGCGTTCTGAAAAGCTGGGCGGTCCCGAAAGGCCCCAGTCTCGATCCCTCCCAAAAGCGGCTGGCCGTTCATGTGGAGGACCACCCGGTAGAATATGCCGATTTCGAAGGAATTATCCCGGAGGGAGAATACGGCGGGGGAACGGTAATGGTCTGGGACCGGGGCGCCTGGGAGCCCGAGGGAGACCCGGACAAGACCTATGCCAACGGGCATCTCAAATTCCGTCTGCAGGGGGAGAAGCTGAAAGGATCCTGGACACTGGCCCGCATGAACAGCCCCTCGGATCAGGAGGGGAAGAATTGGCTGCTCATCAAGAAAAAAGATCCGGAGGCGCGTCCGGGCCATCTCCCGGATGCCTCGGACGAGGAAACCCGCAGTGCCCTCACCGGCCGGACCATGGAAGAGATCGCTTCGGGTGAGGGCGTTTCCCGGCCCGGGGACGAGGGGCTCTTTGCGGTGCAGGGCGCCGAACCGGCCCCCATGCCTGTCCGGCCCAGACCTCACCTGGCAATATTGGCCAAGGCGCCTCCCCGGGGAGATGAGTGGCTGCATGAGATAAAGTATGACGGCTACCGCATCCTGTGCATCAAGAAAGATGACACCCTCCGCCTGATTACCAGGAACAATAAGGACTGGAGCGACAAATTCAAAGAGGTGGCCGGGGCCGCGGCCTCCCTTCCGTTTGACCGCTTCATTCTGGACGGCGAGATGGTGGTGCTCCGGTCAGACGGAAAACCGGATTTCCAGGCCCTTCAGAATATTCTCAAGGGGGAAACCTCAGGCCGCCCTGTCTATTATATCTTCGATATACTTTATGGTTCAGGGTACGATCTCACCTCGGTCCCTCTGCTGGACCGGAAGAGGATCCTGCGGAAACTCCTGGAGGGGGCTTCCCAACCCCTGGTATACGGTGATTATATCCAGGGCCACGGCGACCGGGTATTTGATCATGCCTGCCGGATGGGGCTGGAAGGGATCGTTTCCAAACAGGCCGGCAGCCGCTACGAACAGCGACGTTCCCGGACCTGGGAGAAGGTGAAGTGCGTCAAACGACAGGAATTCGTTATCGGCGGCTATTCAGAGCCGTCCGGCTCCCGCAGCGGTTTCGGCGCGCTTCTTCTGGGGTATTATGAGGAACCCGACCGGCTGGTCTACGCAGGCCGGGTGGGGACAGGATTCAAGGAGAAAACCCTGAAAGACATTTCCGAGCGACTGACCCCGCTGGAACAGACGAGCAGCCCTTTTCACAATCCGCCGTCAGGACCGGACGCCAGGAAGGTCCACTGGGTCGAGCCCCTCTTGACAGCCGAGATTGAATTCGGGGATTGGACCAACGACCATATCCTGCGCCAGGGGTCTTTTAAGGGCTTAAGGCTGGACAAGCCGGCCCGGGAGGTGGGTCTGGAACTCCCGGAAGAAATGTCAGAACCCGCACCCGATGAAAACGCCGGGGGGGACGGGAAACCCAACCGCGTGGCGGGCGTGATCCTCAGCAATCCGGAACGGATTCTCTATCCGGAGCAGGGGCTGACCAAGCGTGACCTGGCATTTTTTTATGAACGTATCGCCGATCTTATTCTGCCCCATCTGGTCGACCGGCCCCTCTCTTTGGTCCGCTGTCCCAGGGGTCATCAGGCCCATTGTTTCTACCAGAAACACCTGAACGAACAGATACCGGGCACCCTGAAGGAGGTCCCGATTCAGGAGAAAGGGAAGCAGCGTGTTTATGCCGCTGTCCGGGATCTTCCCGGTCTGATCTCCCTGGTCCAGCTCGGGGTCCTCGAAATCCACCCATGGGGCAGCCGGAGCGACATGCTGGAACGACCCGACCGGATGATCTTCGACCTGGATCCGGGGCCGGAAATACAGCCGGAACATATGGTGGAAGCCCTTGAACTGCTGCACGCGTTTCTGGACGCGCTCGATCTGGTAAGTTTCTTAAAGACAACCGGGGGCAAGGGGTTTCACGTGGTCATCCCCCTGGACCGGCGTTCCGAGTGGGACGAGGTCAAGGGGTTTGCCAAAAAGGTGGCCCAGCACATGGTCCGTCTGCGGCCGGACCTCATGGTCTCGGTTATGGACAAATCCAAACGCCGCCGCAGGATATTTGTGGATTATCTCAGAAACGGGCGCGGCGCCACGGCCGTGGCCCCCTATTCCACCCGGGCCCATCCCGGGGCCCCGGTTTCCACCCCCATCGGCTGGGATGAACTGTCCCCGGAGCTGTCCCCGAACCGCTTCACAGTTCTGAATTTCTCCTCCCGTCTCACCGGTCCGAACCGCGACCCCTGGCCGGAATTCTTCAACATCCGCCAGTCCCTCAGCAAGGAGAGAAAAAAGCGGTTGGAAATTCCCTGGAAATAG
- the feoB gene encoding ferrous iron transport protein B, with protein MKREKILVVLAGQPNCGKSTVFNALTGASQHVANYPGVTVEKMTGSYRRNGTRVEVVDLPGTYSLTSYSPEERVSRDFVLQENPSVVVNVVDASNLKRHLYLTFQLLEMQVPVVLNLNMMDVAGRRGLAINTQELGRLLGVEVVPTSMKTGQGKEDLKEAIARVADSDIGERLAQIDYGPMEPPLREIQDRLSETWKGPYAYPLRWLAVKLMEGDTDARERVRQGYSDPEACLDLVEHTRNAFESEHKETPERHIAYHRYQAAETISRSSVKPKKGIGRPLSDKVDRFVCNRFLGPAILIGVIYLLYYLSIVQGYNITNYTWPILAKLRALTEAITPSPGFIEIPIIRSFALWFVDSINALLNYIPIFFILFGLIAILEDSGYMPRMAFMLDRLFGRFGLHGQSTLPMVLGGIYVGGCAVPGVMACKGIPDERSRLATILIIPMLNCLAKVPLYVLLINIYFAAYRGMAMFFISTISLLMVLPVAKLLTLTVLKKRPTAPFIMEMPPYHLPTIRGVLGRAVERVWLFVRKIITIVAAVAVVIFVLLQFPGLTDNRMAHYQAEKDKAIEAFYEKIQGAPFTQNLQGDNLLALVLYWDVYKTAKMTAGGKEAVDKVNAEFEKKNALFFSIVKPGKDKTGRNANRALKKLVKDRNGLLREMRKERIDASFLGRLGKALEPATQWAGFNWRVNVALLSAFAAKESSVATLGALYDQGETGDQSLEQRMAEGEEGFTPLHALALMLFMVLYPPCIATTIMVKVQSGSFKWMLFSMFYPMALGLVVAMAVFTGGKALGLTGLQAMFVFYGLALTATIGMGLIKNRENFS; from the coding sequence ATGAAGCGGGAAAAGATCCTGGTGGTCCTGGCCGGTCAACCCAACTGCGGAAAATCGACTGTCTTCAATGCGCTGACCGGCGCGAGCCAGCACGTGGCCAACTACCCGGGCGTGACCGTGGAAAAGATGACCGGGTCTTACCGGCGCAACGGGACCCGGGTGGAGGTGGTGGATCTCCCCGGGACCTATAGTCTCACCTCCTACTCCCCGGAGGAGAGGGTATCCCGCGATTTCGTGCTCCAAGAGAACCCCTCCGTAGTGGTCAACGTGGTGGACGCCTCCAATCTCAAGCGCCACCTGTACCTCACCTTCCAGTTGCTGGAGATGCAGGTCCCCGTGGTCCTGAATCTCAACATGATGGACGTGGCCGGGAGACGGGGCCTGGCGATCAACACCCAGGAACTGGGGAGGCTCCTCGGCGTGGAGGTCGTTCCCACCTCCATGAAGACGGGACAGGGGAAAGAAGACCTCAAAGAGGCCATTGCAAGGGTCGCGGACTCCGACATAGGCGAACGTCTGGCACAAATTGACTATGGACCCATGGAGCCACCGCTGAGGGAGATCCAGGACAGGCTCTCCGAGACATGGAAAGGGCCCTATGCATATCCCCTGAGATGGCTGGCCGTCAAACTCATGGAAGGGGACACCGATGCGCGGGAACGGGTCCGACAGGGCTATTCAGATCCGGAGGCCTGTCTGGATCTTGTTGAACATACCCGAAATGCGTTTGAATCCGAACATAAGGAGACGCCCGAACGGCACATTGCCTATCATCGGTACCAGGCGGCCGAGACCATCAGCCGATCGTCCGTCAAACCCAAAAAGGGCATAGGAAGACCCCTTTCCGACAAGGTGGACCGCTTTGTGTGCAACCGCTTCTTAGGTCCGGCCATCTTGATCGGCGTGATATATCTCCTCTACTACCTCTCCATCGTGCAGGGGTATAACATCACCAACTACACATGGCCCATTTTGGCAAAACTCAGGGCGCTGACAGAGGCGATCACCCCGAGCCCGGGGTTTATCGAAATCCCCATTATCCGCTCGTTCGCCCTCTGGTTTGTGGACAGTATCAATGCCCTGCTCAACTATATCCCGATCTTTTTTATCCTGTTCGGGCTCATCGCCATCCTGGAAGACAGCGGGTACATGCCGCGCATGGCCTTTATGCTCGACCGGCTCTTCGGCCGGTTCGGACTTCACGGCCAGTCCACCCTTCCCATGGTCCTGGGCGGGATCTATGTGGGCGGGTGTGCGGTCCCCGGCGTCATGGCCTGCAAGGGCATACCGGATGAGCGTTCCAGACTGGCCACCATCCTGATCATCCCCATGCTTAACTGCCTGGCAAAGGTTCCCCTCTATGTCCTTCTGATCAACATCTACTTTGCGGCCTATAGGGGGATGGCCATGTTCTTCATCTCCACCATCAGCCTGTTGATGGTCCTGCCGGTGGCTAAGCTTCTGACCCTCACGGTGTTGAAAAAAAGGCCTACAGCCCCATTTATCATGGAAATGCCCCCTTACCACCTGCCCACCATTCGAGGGGTCCTGGGCCGGGCCGTGGAGCGGGTCTGGCTCTTTGTCCGAAAGATCATCACCATCGTGGCTGCGGTGGCCGTGGTCATCTTTGTCCTGCTCCAGTTTCCGGGCCTTACTGACAATCGCATGGCCCACTACCAGGCTGAAAAAGACAAGGCCATAGAGGCCTTCTACGAGAAAATCCAGGGCGCCCCGTTCACGCAAAACCTTCAGGGCGATAACCTCCTGGCCCTGGTGCTCTACTGGGACGTGTATAAGACGGCAAAAATGACGGCAGGCGGCAAGGAGGCGGTCGACAAGGTCAATGCGGAATTTGAAAAAAAGAACGCATTGTTTTTCAGTATTGTGAAACCGGGGAAGGACAAGACCGGGAGAAACGCGAACAGGGCGCTCAAAAAACTGGTCAAGGACCGGAATGGACTCCTCAGGGAGATGCGAAAGGAGCGGATCGATGCCAGTTTTTTGGGTCGTCTCGGCAAGGCCCTGGAACCGGCCACCCAGTGGGCCGGCTTCAATTGGCGGGTTAATGTAGCTCTTCTGAGCGCCTTTGCCGCCAAAGAAAGCAGTGTGGCCACTCTGGGCGCCCTTTACGACCAGGGGGAGACAGGAGACCAGTCTTTGGAACAGCGGATGGCTGAAGGCGAGGAAGGCTTTACGCCCCTTCACGCCCTGGCCCTCATGCTTTTCATGGTCCTCTATCCCCCCTGCATCGCCACCACCATCATGGTGAAGGTCCAGTCCGGGTCGTTCAAATGGATGCTCTTCTCCATGTTCTATCCCATGGCTTTGGGGCTGGTGGTCGCGATGGCGGTGTTTACCGGTGGAAAGGCCCTGGGACTTACAGGTCTTCAGGCCATGTTTGTATTCTATGGACTGGCCCTGACGGCGACTATCGGGATGGGCCTGATTAAGAATCGTGAGAACTTCTCGTAG
- a CDS encoding Ku protein → MPEQNEELLRRRAFWSGTVTFGLVSVPVALLPGNRTQRVSLRMLAPDGTPLERRYVCPSENRPIDSEEIVRGYEIEKGHFVVLSDKELESLAPEKSREIDLRRFVPADQISPFYFDRSYFLVPTGDSRKPYRLLVETMEKTGLAGVATFVMRSKEYLVAILAQNGILRAVTLRFEDEIRRPEEAGLTGTEKATDTGLAAMEKAVRAASIDDIDKKDLEDVDAGRLLDLVKRKKDSGRDIIEVQEVVEEKKKETGKVIDLMEILKRSMEEKR, encoded by the coding sequence TTGCCCGAGCAAAATGAGGAACTGCTCCGCCGCCGGGCCTTCTGGTCAGGGACGGTCACTTTCGGACTGGTCAGCGTCCCCGTGGCCCTTCTGCCGGGGAACCGGACACAGCGAGTATCCCTGCGCATGCTGGCTCCCGACGGGACCCCGCTGGAACGCCGGTATGTCTGTCCGTCCGAAAACCGTCCCATAGATTCTGAAGAGATCGTCCGGGGATACGAGATTGAAAAAGGACATTTTGTGGTGCTTTCGGATAAGGAGCTTGAGTCTCTGGCACCGGAAAAGAGCAGGGAGATCGACCTGCGCCGGTTTGTGCCTGCGGATCAGATCTCCCCTTTTTACTTCGATCGCTCCTATTTTCTCGTGCCCACAGGGGATTCCCGAAAGCCGTACCGGCTCCTGGTCGAAACCATGGAGAAGACAGGCCTTGCCGGAGTTGCCACATTTGTTATGCGCTCCAAGGAATATCTGGTGGCCATCCTGGCCCAAAACGGAATCCTTCGGGCCGTGACCCTTCGCTTCGAGGATGAGATACGCCGGCCCGAAGAGGCCGGCCTGACAGGAACCGAGAAGGCGACTGACACCGGCCTGGCCGCCATGGAAAAGGCGGTTCGCGCCGCCTCCATCGACGATATCGACAAAAAAGACCTGGAGGATGTCGATGCCGGCAGGCTCCTCGATCTGGTGAAAAGGAAGAAAGATTCCGGCCGGGACATCATAGAGGTCCAGGAAGTTGTTGAAGAGAAAAAGAAGGAGACAGGCAAGGTCATCGACCTTATGGAAATCCTGAAGCGGAGCATGGAGGAAAAGAGATAG
- a CDS encoding GAF and ANTAR domain-containing protein produces MEKITPTTYEKYIKAISDISTAITSEQYLEDILKLIVMVTAKVTGFEICSLWLIDETVTPIKIRLKATQAIDPEYVKDRALGRVEGVVGFVATHNQALVIRDVLKEPRFKEKEMAKKLGLVSMLSVPLRVRDGKVIGVLNCFTDQPHEFSAAEINLITAVANQAGVAIMNTELIVKTKVIQEELETRKLVERAKDVLIRRRGMTGEEAYRWLQKRSMDSRKSIRTVADAILLSEEA; encoded by the coding sequence ATGGAAAAAATCACCCCCACCACCTATGAGAAATACATCAAGGCCATCAGCGATATCAGCACCGCCATTACCTCCGAACAATATCTGGAAGACATCCTCAAGCTGATCGTCATGGTAACCGCCAAGGTGACCGGGTTTGAAATATGTTCTCTCTGGCTGATAGATGAAACCGTCACCCCCATAAAGATTCGGCTGAAGGCCACGCAGGCCATCGATCCGGAATATGTGAAGGACCGTGCCCTGGGAAGGGTGGAAGGGGTGGTGGGCTTTGTGGCCACCCATAACCAGGCCCTGGTCATCAGGGATGTTCTGAAAGAACCCAGATTCAAGGAAAAAGAGATGGCCAAAAAACTGGGCCTGGTCTCCATGTTGAGCGTACCCCTCCGGGTGAGGGATGGGAAGGTCATCGGCGTGCTCAACTGTTTCACCGATCAACCCCATGAATTCTCTGCCGCTGAAATCAATCTGATAACGGCCGTGGCCAATCAGGCAGGGGTGGCGATCATGAACACGGAGCTGATTGTCAAGACAAAGGTGATTCAGGAGGAGCTGGAGACGCGAAAGCTGGTTGAGCGGGCCAAAGACGTCCTGATCCGGCGCCGGGGCATGACCGGAGAAGAGGCGTATCGCTGGCTCCAGAAACGGAGCATGGATTCGCGGAAATCGATCCGCACCGTGGCCGACGCAATCCTCCTTTCAGAAGAGGCATAG
- a CDS encoding ferrous iron transport protein A produces the protein MTLDELKPGSRCRIKGLSVRDKLGQRLLDMGVYPGTQLTVIRNAPLDDPMEVSLGGFFVSLRHDEARFVEVEPQ, from the coding sequence ATGACATTGGATGAATTGAAACCCGGCAGCCGGTGCCGCATCAAGGGCCTGTCTGTTCGGGACAAGCTGGGACAGCGCCTTCTGGATATGGGCGTTTATCCCGGAACCCAGCTGACGGTGATTCGGAATGCCCCTCTTGATGACCCCATGGAGGTATCCCTGGGCGGCTTTTTTGTAAGCCTGCGTCATGACGAGGCCCGATTCGTTGAGGTGGAACCGCAATGA
- a CDS encoding Ku protein: MAARAIWKGVISFQSISIPVKFFSAVEDRKIHFRLLHDKDQVPVVQQMINPRTNEPVPKEKIRRGYVDDEEGTVIIIEDKELEALAPHADREVTVKGFLDAGHIGHQWYDRPYYLGPDGNIQDYAALAQVLETTGKEGFAQWTMRNKTYIGALRAEKGHLKMITLRFSGEVIEAAELPRPKGRTLEKEELKMAGQLVHALEGDFNPGDFHDEYRERVMELVRTKARGGKMRVEKPKKRKAEVISLSEMLKQSIRKAREERKVARAK, encoded by the coding sequence ATGGCGGCGCGCGCGATCTGGAAAGGAGTTATTTCGTTCCAATCCATTTCCATCCCTGTAAAATTTTTCTCAGCAGTAGAGGATCGTAAAATCCACTTCAGACTGCTTCACGACAAGGACCAAGTGCCGGTAGTCCAGCAGATGATCAATCCGCGCACCAATGAACCGGTACCCAAAGAAAAGATCCGGCGCGGATACGTGGATGACGAGGAAGGAACCGTTATTATCATAGAGGATAAAGAGCTCGAGGCCCTGGCCCCGCACGCCGACCGGGAGGTGACTGTCAAGGGCTTCCTGGATGCGGGACACATCGGTCATCAGTGGTACGACCGCCCCTACTATCTTGGGCCGGACGGAAACATACAGGATTATGCGGCCCTGGCCCAGGTCCTGGAAACAACCGGAAAAGAGGGTTTTGCCCAATGGACCATGCGGAACAAAACCTATATCGGCGCGCTAAGGGCTGAAAAAGGGCATTTGAAGATGATCACGCTGCGATTCTCGGGTGAGGTGATAGAGGCCGCCGAGCTTCCCCGTCCCAAGGGCCGGACCCTCGAGAAGGAGGAACTCAAAATGGCCGGGCAACTGGTGCACGCGTTGGAGGGGGATTTCAATCCAGGGGATTTTCATGATGAATACCGGGAGCGGGTGATGGAACTGGTCCGGACCAAGGCCCGGGGTGGGAAAATGCGTGTGGAAAAGCCAAAAAAACGAAAAGCGGAAGTCATATCCCTCTCGGAGATGTTAAAACAGAGTATCCGGAAAGCCAGGGAGGAGAGGAAAGTTGCCCGAGCAAAATGA
- a CDS encoding ferrous iron transport protein A, translated as MTDLSRVDQGKEVTLVRIDGGRGMRSKLYSMGLVPGSAFTVLSRGRGGPVMLRVKDASLAIGQGMARKIFVE; from the coding sequence ATGACGGATCTCAGCAGGGTTGACCAGGGAAAAGAGGTGACCCTTGTGCGAATCGACGGGGGCAGGGGTATGAGGTCGAAGCTTTACAGCATGGGCCTTGTGCCTGGGTCGGCCTTTACTGTCTTGAGTCGGGGCCGAGGAGGGCCTGTGATGCTCAGGGTAAAGGACGCCAGTCTGGCTATTGGTCAGGGAATGGCCCGGAAAATTTTCGTGGAGTAA
- a CDS encoding metal-dependent transcriptional regulator translates to MEISTLEKDAQKPLTPTMENYLEAIYNLDNEKRVVRVKDIAKRLGVKMPTVTNMLKTLNERGLINYERYEYLELTDKGEDVGKEINRRHHILRDFLTDILGIDFDKADEEACSMEHAIGPATMDRMVAFMEFIQSCPRTGENWLERFEDFRAHGRNTSRCLVHMKAFADELEDRMKDMETGG, encoded by the coding sequence ATGGAAATCAGTACCTTGGAAAAAGACGCCCAAAAACCTTTGACGCCCACCATGGAAAACTACCTGGAGGCGATCTACAACCTGGACAATGAAAAACGGGTGGTCCGGGTCAAGGATATCGCCAAACGGCTCGGGGTCAAGATGCCCACGGTTACCAATATGCTCAAGACCCTTAATGAGCGGGGATTGATTAACTATGAGCGATATGAATATCTTGAGCTTACCGATAAGGGAGAGGATGTCGGCAAAGAGATCAATAGACGGCATCATATCCTGAGAGATTTCCTGACAGATATTTTGGGTATCGATTTTGACAAGGCCGATGAAGAGGCATGCAGCATGGAACATGCCATCGGTCCTGCCACCATGGACCGGATGGTGGCGTTTATGGAGTTTATCCAGTCGTGTCCGAGGACCGGCGAGAACTGGCTGGAGCGTTTTGAGGATTTTCGGGCACACGGGAGGAACACGTCCAGATGCCTGGTGCATATGAAGGCCTTTGCCGACGAATTGGAAGACAGAATGAAAGACATGGAGACTGGAGGGTAG